A region from the Drosophila takahashii strain IR98-3 E-12201 chromosome 2L, DtakHiC1v2, whole genome shotgun sequence genome encodes:
- the BBS8 gene encoding tetratricopeptide repeat protein 8 → MATTTLASLELDYFRAVSLYRRRSYERCAELCNALLQAGHDGHVQLFATKEEEEVVDPKQQQAEHSRFGSNLQRIGPRPRGAAGAAGTDSGSSSIMMPTWLMEGVWQLKMRALTQRVYLDDLEDEAGDDEATEEVEFERIATAARPGSSIKTAFQPRPLTSQRAQQARSRGSGVAHSSDGRLNSSRPGSAAVARPGTSLSRPGSSLGSRCGTASRIRATSAAAFNVGDATAKLYQASRLNPTIYAERETLVKALFQFLYYHEADVQKAHSLCQAVLEAQRQKPSGSGGSTLSWWWQQQMGRCLLALHYPRRAEPFLQQSLASFPHPDTYLLLSRVYQRIKQPEKALFVIGEVVDSRPFDVTYRLEQARIHQAMEQQEDALQLYRLVAKLQPINVESLASIAVGYFYDNNPEMALMYYRRILSLGAQSAELYCNIALCCLYGGQIDLVLPCFQRALAMATQPAQKADIWYNLSFVAVTSGDFNLARRCLQLCLTSDAQNGAALNNLAVLAAQSGDILGAKSYLNAAKDVMPEATEVATNLQFMDVHYKL, encoded by the exons ATGGCGACGACGACTTTGGCGTCTCTGGAGCTGGACTATTTCAGGGCGGTGTCCCTCTACCGCCGCCGCTCCTACGAGCGATGTGCGGAGCTGTGCAACGCGCTCCTGCAGGCCGGTCACGATGGCCATGTCCAACTGTTTGCcaccaaggaggaggaggaggtggtggatccgaagcagcagcaggcggagCACAGCAGATTCGGTAGCAATTTGCAGCGCATTGGCCCCAGGCCAAGAGGAGCAGCTGGGGCAGCTGGGACGGACTCTGGATCCTCATCCATCATGATGCCCACTTGGCTGATGGAGGGCGTGTGGCAATTAAAGATGCGCGCCCTGACGCAGCGCGTCTACCTGGACGATCTGGAGGACGAGGCCGGGGACGATGAGG CCACCGAGGAGGTGGAGTTCGAGCGCATAGCCACCGCTGCCCGGCCGGGAAGCAGCATAAAGACCGCCttccagccacgcccccttacCAGTCAGAGGGCGCAGCAGGCGAGGAGCCGGGGCTCCGGGGTGGCCCACTCCAGCGATGGTCGCCTGAACAGCTCCAGGCCAGGATCGGCGGCAGTGGCTCGTCCGGGCACCAGTCTCAGTCGACCGGGATCCTCGCTGGGCTCCCGTTGCGGCACCGCCTCAAGAATTCGCGCCACCTCGGCGGCGGCCTTCAATGTGGGCGATGCCACCGCGAAACTCTACCAGGCCTCCCGACTCAATCCCACCATATACGCCGAGCGGGAGACCCTGGTGAAGGCACTCTTTCAGTTCCTCTACTACCACGAAGCGGATGTCCAGAAGGCCCATTCGCTGTGCCAGGCGGTGCTCGAGGCTCAGCGCCAGAAGCCCAGCGGATCGGGTGGCTCCACTTTGTCCTGGTGGTGGCAACAGCAGATGGGTCGCTGCCTCCTGGCCCTCCACTATCCGCGCCGAGCTGAGCCCTTTCTGCAGCAATCCCTGGCCAGCTTTCCCCATCCGGACACCTATCTACTCCTGTCCAGGGTTTACCAGAGAATAAAGCAGCCCGAGAAGGCTTTGTTCGTGATTGGCGAAGTGGTGGACTCGCGACCCTTCGATGTCACCTACCGCCTGGAGCAGGCGAGGATCCACCAGGCCatggagcagcaggaggatgCCCTGCAGCTCTATCGACTGGTGGCCAAGCTGCAGCCAATCAACGTGGAATCTCTGGCCAGCATTGCCGTGGGCTACTTCTACGACAATAATCCAGAAATGGCG CTGATGTACTACCGCAGAATCTTGTCCTTGGGAGCCCAGTCGGCGGAGCTCTACTGCAACATTGCCTTGTGCTGTCTATATGGTGGTCAAATCGATTTGGTTCTACCCTGTTTCCAAAGAGCCTTGGCCATGGCCACTCAACCCGCGCAGAAGGCGGACATTTGGTACAACCTCAGCTTTGTGGCGGTG ACTTCTGGTGACTTTAACCTGGCCAGAAGGTGTCTTCAGTTGTGCCTCACTTCGGATGCCCAGAACGGCGCTGCCCTCAATAACTTGGCTGTGTTGGCTGCCCAGTCTGGTGATATTTTGGGGGCCAAGTCCTATCTGAATGCAGCCAAGGATGTGATGCCCGAAGCTACGGAGGTTGCCACTAATTTGCAGTTTATGGATGTGCACTACAAGCTATAA
- the ex gene encoding protein expanded: MRAFCTVSAPLEVCASSAEQLSPGSRFLALRLLGQQQPKTLYFLVDAKSRVREVYTQTCLHFATQGMLDTELFGLAVLIDGEYMFADPESKLSKYGPKSWRSSHTHGLDANGRPLLELHFRVQFYIESPFMLKDETSRHNYYLQLRHNILQRDLPREQAEQALVFLAGLALQADLGDAPPVASSASGSGNSKDDSGEETATTGRGLSATTTLPKISKRANERMLRLSTYVASTSKRESMPLPASHLPPNQADYYRIEDYLPGGMHTPWARSAMRACHREHLGMATSEAELLYIQQACSLHETINAHTYRMRLAKSEQGSGSAWFVVYAKGIKILGGDGTPPEATTTFLWPNITKLSFERKKFEIRSGESRITLYAASDEKNKLLLTLCKDTHQWSMKLAARLKEVSKREEEEAAESQRLHASYACSRSLLLPYKSKNEQRISVISSTSSNTTSGIVSDRVHSEDELEIMINTPPAPLAAPSTESLALAHLLDRPSVSRQTSSVGQMSLKDLEEQLAALSVRPAEEPAISSSSVQRNSVPNTNDSSTATDSPSSQHNIGSQCSSTCSTVVVTSPVGGAASVPVHSTSSSLELGFSHTAQNSQLSETREETESVSGASGVYTLADHGATPTETSGVYTMHSSELTGQSSEMAESEKSSHYGMFQPQKVEDDHVPRSDSVDGKKLEGEEVEEFRLRSDSNISTGSSFRGDGSDPTDNKHSLLSAEELTNLIVGRGTYPSRKTVSSSLHSDCDYVTLGKDEEEEEVAPPPPYSARHEKTGLCGPPIVKPPAHPPKPIAVVAPKPDTPPPPVAPPPPPPTALRRRDPPPYSSSNLSTSKPRPTSLISVSSSANPAPSAAGSMSSLKSEEVTARFITTRPQISILKAHTSLIPDGAKPSYASPHHCSSVASSNGSVCSHQLSQQSLHNSNYAGGSQASLHHHHMQPPAHHRHSGSAAIGIPIVPYGLHKSTASLHHQQSCVLLPVIKPRQFLAPPPPSLPRQPPPPPPPNHPNHHHLASHLYGRELARKQLELYQQQLYSDVDYVIYPIQDPAVSQQEYLDAKQGSLLAAMAQAAPPPPHHPYLAMQVSPAIYRSTPYLPLALSTHSRYASTQNLSDTYVQLPGPGYSPLYSPSMASLCSSYEPPPPPPLHPAALAAHAAHASSSAAAAASSMFARSRSDDNILNSLDSLPKGKRLPPPPPPPYVNRRLKKPPMPAPSEKPPPIPSKPSPSMMMMSPMPPRKPPTLNPHNANSPLTKTSSGAQWAGERPRPDLGLGLGLNRGNNSILAQLQASMAAESHAQAQAKALDIALLREKSKHLDLPLISALCNDRSLLKQTKVMMNPKTGQEIPMPSSSQSSGVATTAINGGSNSSGGGGGTLSKARKGSTVSHRHPQDKLPPLPVQQLAEANNYVIDPAVMMKQQQQQNHKTS, from the exons ATGCGAGCATTTTGCACCGTCAGCGCGCCTTTGGAAGTATGCGCGTCCTCAGCCGAGCAACTATCACCAGGCTCGCGATTCCTGGCCCTGAG ACTTCtggggcagcagcagccgaaaACCTTGTACTTCCTAGTCGATGCCAAGAGTCGGGTTCGCGAGGTCTACACGCAGACATGTCTGCACTTTGCCACGCAAGGGATGCTGGACACCGAACTCTTCGGTCTGGCTGTGCTCATAG aTGGCGAGTACATGTTCGCAGATCCCGAGAGCAAGCTCTCCAAATACGGCCCGAAGAGCTGGCGATCTTCGCACACCCAC GGGCTAGATGCCAATGGACGACCGCTCCTGGAGCTACACTTCCGAGTGCAGTTCTACATCGAGAGTCCGTTCATGCTGAAAGATGAGACGTCCCGCCACAATTACTACCTGCAGCTGCGCCACAACATCCTGCAGCGCGATCTGCCGCGAGAGCAGGCGGAGCAGGCCCTGGTCTTCCTGGCTGGCCTGGCTCTCCAGGCGGATCTGGGTGATGCTCCTCCGGTTGCGAGTTCCGCCTCCGGATCGGGCAATTCCAAGGACGATTCGGGTGAGGAGACAGCGACAACAGGGAGAGGACTGAGTGCCACCACCACGTTGCCCAAGATCAGCAAGCGTGCCAATGAGAGGATGCTGAGGCTCTCCACCTACGTGGCCTCCACCTCGAAGCGGGAATCGATGCCTCTGCCAGCCAGCCACCTGCCGCCTAATCAAGCGGACTACTACCGGATAGAGGACTACCTGCCCGGCGGAATGCACACGCCGTGGGCGAGAAGTGCAATGCGGGCCTGCCACCGGGAGCACCTGGGCATGGCCACCTCGGAGGCGGAGCTGCTGTACATCCAGCAGGCCTGCAGCCTCCACGAGACCATCAATGCCCACACCTACAGGATGCGGCTGGCCAAGAGCGAGCAGGGATCGGGTAGCGCCTGGTTCGTGGTCTACGCCAAGGGCATCAAGATTCTGGGAGGCGACGGCACTCCACCCGAAGCCACCACCACCTTCCTGTGGCCCAATATCACGAAGCTCTCCTTCGAGCGCAAGAAGTTCGAGATTCGGTCGGGGGAGAGCAGGATCACCCTGTATGCCGCCTCGGATGAGAAGAACAAGCTGCTGCTGACCCTCTGCAAGGACACGCACCAGTGGAGCATGAAGCTGGCCGCGCGGCTGAAGGAGGTGTCCAagcgggaggaggaggaggcagcCGAGTCCCAGCGACTCCATGCCAGCTACGCCTGCTCAAGGAGCCTCCTGCTGCCCTACAAGAGCAAGAACGAGCAGCGCATTTCGGTGATCTCGAGCACCAGTTCCAACACCACCTCGGGCATAGTCAGCGATCGGGTTCACTCCGAGGACGAGCTGGAGATCATGATCAACACGCCGCCCGCTCCACTCGCGGCTCCCTCCACGGAGAGCCTGGCCCTGGCCCACCTCCTGGATCGGCCCAGTGTGAGCAGGCAGACCTCGAGCGTGGGTCAGATGTCTCTCAAGGAtctggaggagcagctggccGCCCTGAGTGTGCGGCCAGCGGAGGAGCCGGCCATTAGCTCCTCCTCCGTGCAGCGGAACTCTGTACCGAACACCAACGACTCCTCCACGGCCACCGATTCTCCGAGTTCCCAGCACAACATCGGTTCCCAGTGCTCCTCCACCTGCAGCACTGTGGTGGTCACCTCGCCAGTGGGAGGAGCAGCCTCCGTGCCCGTGCACTCCACTTCATCCAGCCTGGAGCTGGGCTTCAGTCACACCGCCCAGAACTCCCAGCTGAGCGAGACGAGGGAGGAAACGGAGAGTGTGTCGGGTGCCTCGGGAGTGTATACCCTGGCGGACCACGGAGCTacgccgactgagacttcagGGGTGTACACCATGCACTCCAGCGAGTTGACCGGCCAGTCATCCGAGATGGCCGAATCGGAGAAGAGCTCCCATTACGGAATGTTCCAGCCGCAGAAGGTGGAGGATGACCATGTGCCGCGTTCCGATTCGGTGGATGGTAAGAAGCTGGAAGgagaggaggtggaggagttCCGACTGCGTTCGGACTCCAACATCAGTACGGGCAGTTCCTTCCGAGGCGACGGGAGTGATCCAACCGACAACAAGCATTCACTGCTCTCCGCCGAGGAGCTCACCAATCTGATTGTGGGCCGGGGAACCTATCCTAGCAGGAAAACGGTGTCGAGTAGCCTCCACTCGGACTGTGATTACGTGACACTGGGcaaggatgaggaggaggaggaagtggCACCACCGCCACCCTACAGTGCCAGGCACGAGAAGACCGGCCTGTGTGGCCCACCGATCGTCAAGCCACCGGCTCACCCACCCAAACCCATAGCAGTGGTGGCTCCCAAGCCGGATACACCACCGCCTCCGGTggctccaccaccaccaccaccgacgGCCCTCCGACGCCGCGATCCTCCGCCATATTCCAGTTCCAATTTAAGTACCTCCAAGCCGCGACCCACATCCCTGATTTCCGTGAGTTCCTCCGCCAATCCTGCGCCCAGTGCCGCCGGCTCGATGAGTTCCTTGAAGTCCGAGGAGGTGACGGCGCGGTTCATTACCACCAGGCCGCAGATCAGCATCTTGAAGGCCCACACCAGCCTCATTCCGGATGGAGCCAAGCCGAGCTACGCCTCCCCGCATCACTGCTCCTCGGTGGCCTCCTCCAATGGCTCCGTTTGCAGTCACCAGTTAAGCCAGCAGTCGCTGCACAACTCTAATTATGCAGGGGGATCGCAGGCTTCACTGCATCACCATCATATGCAACCACCGGCGCACCACCGACATTCCGGTTCAGCGGCCATTGGGATACCCATTGTTCCGTATGGTCTGCACAAGAGCACTGCTTCACTGCATCATCAGCAGTCGTGTGTCCTCCTGCCAGTGATCAAGCCGCGTCAGTTTTTGGCCCCACCACCGCCCAGTTTGCCCAGGCAgccgccaccaccgccgcctccgAATCATCCGAACCACCACCACCTGGCCAGCCACCTCTACGGGCGGGAGCTGGCGAGGAAGCAGCTGGAGctctaccagcagcagctgtaCAGCGACGTGGACTACGTGATTTACCCGATTCAAGATCCAGCGGTCAGCCAGCAGGAGTATCTGGACGCCAAGCAGGGATCCCTGCTGGCGGCCATGGCCCAGGCggcaccaccaccgccgcacCACCCCTATTTGGCCATGCAGGTCTCCCCGGCGATCTACAGGAGCACTCCCTACCTGCCACTCGCCCTGTCCACCCACTCGAGATACGCGTCCACCCAGAACCTGTCGGACACCTATGTCCAGCTGCCCGGACCCGGCTACTCCCCGCTGTACTCGCCCTCGATGGCCAGCCTCTGCTCGTCGTAcgagccaccaccaccgccaccactTCACCCGGCCGCCCTGGCAGCCCATGCCGCGCATGCCTCCTCCtcggccgccgccgccgcctcctcgaTGTTCGCACGATCGCGATCAGACGATAACATTCTGAACTCGCTCGACTCGCTGCCCAAGGGGAAGCgcctgccgccgccgccaccaccgccCTACGTGAACAGGCGACTCAAGAAACCACCCATGCCGGCGCCCAGTGAAAAGCCACCTCCAA TACCCTCAAAGCCCAGTCCCagcatgatgatgatgagcccGATGCCGCCGCGCAAACCGCCCACCCTGAATCCGCACAACGCCAACTCACCGCTGACCAAGACCTCCAGTGGCGCCCAGTGGGCGGGCGAGCGTCCTAGGCCGGACTTGGGTCTCGGCCTGGGGCTGAACCGGGGAAACAACAGCATTCTGGCCCAGCTGCAGGCTTCCATGGCCGCCGAGTCGCATGCCCAGGCCCAGGCTAAGGCCCTGGACATTGCACTGCTGCGGGAGAAGAGCAAGCATCTGGATTTGCCGCTGATCTCTGCGCTCTGCAACGATCGCTCCTTGCTGAAACAGACCAAGGTGATGATGAATCCGAAGACGGGCCAGGAGATTCCCATGCCCTCCAGCTCGCAGTCCTCGGGAGTCGCCACCACCGCCATCAACGGGGGTTCCAATTCCTcgggaggaggcggaggaacCTTGAGCAAGGCCAGGAAAGGATCCACCGTGAGCCACCGGCATCCGCAGGACAAGTTGCCACCTTTGCCTGTACAACAGCTGGCGGAGGCCAACAACTACGTGATCGATCCCGCCGTCATGAtgaagcaacagcagcagcaaaaccaCAAGACCAGCTAG
- the RpLP1 gene encoding large ribosomal subunit protein P1 — translation MSTKAELACVYASLILVDDDVAVTGEKINTILKAANVEVEPYWPGLFAKALEGINVKDLITNIGSGVGAAPAGGAAPAAAAAAPAAESKKEDKKKEEESDQSDDDMGFGLFD, via the exons ATGTCCACCAAAGCCGAGCTCGCCTGCGTCTACGCTTCCCTCATCCTGGTCGATGACGATGTTGCCGTCACT GGCGAGAAGATCAACACCATCCTGAAGGCCGCCAACGTCGAGGTGGAGCCCTACTGGCCCGGCCTCTTCGCCAAGGCCCTGGAGGGCATCAACGTCAAGGACCTGATCACCAACATCGGATCCGGAGTCGGTGCCGCCCCCGCCGGAGGCGCTGCccccgctgccgccgccgccgctccaGCCGCCGAGTCGAAGAAGGAGGACaagaagaaggaggaggagtccGACCAGTCCGACGACGACATGGGCTTCGGTCTGTTCGACTAA
- the LOC108061933 gene encoding ADP-ribosylation factor-like protein 16: MTSCICLGPKRAGKTHLLKALQDPDSIDETTFSMPTIGTGIYRIHFPTKSPSGDKNRPPPADTQVNIPHGGKNLPKSIQILEIGGSMAPLWRQYFEDVKKLIYVVDTSNLCQISAAGVLFYSILTEPRLQNNTKILLVLAKMDYSYRQMRNEALLMLQMSKLQKQIRQQVTIVEASAVSKVGLDTIYDWLQRP; the protein is encoded by the exons ATGACCTCCTGCATTTGCCTTGGCCCGAAAAGAGCGGGTAAAACGCACCTGCTGAAAGCTCTACAGGATCCAGATTCCATCGACGAGACCACGTTTTCCATGCCCACCATAGGAACTGGGATCTATCGCATCCATTTCCCCACAAAGTCGCCAAGTGGGGATAAAAATAGGCCCCCTCCGGCAGACACGCAGGTTAATATACCGCATGGGGGGAAGAATCTGCCCAAATCCATACAGATCCTTGAGATCGGAGGAAGTATGGCTCCCTTGTGGCGGCAATATTTCGAGGATGTCAAAAAGCTGATTTACGTGGTGGACACCTCTAATCTCTGCCAGATTTCCGCCGCCGGTGTTCTTTTCTATTCAATACTCACCGAACCGCGTTTGCA GAACAATACTAAGATCCTGctggttttggccaaaatggaCTACTCCTACCGCCAGATGCGAAACGAGGCGCTGCTCATGCTGCAGATGTCCAAGTTGCAGAAGCAGATCCGCCAGCAGGTGACCATCGTGGAGGCCAGCGCAGTCTCCAAAGTCGGTCTGGATACCATTTACGATTGGCTGCAAAGAccctaa
- the LOC108061940 gene encoding uncharacterized protein, which yields MTPAAEKPQEIGFDRQFSAEVNGVPTEIVFHGFANKWFLVITQLGKIPGIYNVQFDVSRDERVIPYIHGPVDNPEFHVSVPITMNCCLGLDTDEVRSAIQFLVNRTGLHKCPTDFVVGLGLKTIDGPHLKALAAVLEKNVF from the coding sequence ATGACGCCCGCTGCAGAGAAACCCCAGGAAATCGGCTTCGACAGGCAGTTCTCGGCGGAAGTGAATGGCGTGCCCACGGAGATCGTGTTCCATGGCTTCGCCAACAAGTGGTTCCTGGTCATCACGCAGCTGGGCAAGATTCCCGGCATCTACAATGTGCAGTTCGACGTCTCGCGGGACGAGCGGGTGATTCCGTATATCCACGGGCCCGTGGACAACCCGGAGTTCCATGTTTCGGTGCCCATCACCATGAATTGCTGCTTGGGTTTGGATACCGACGAGGTGCGCAGCGCCATCCAGTTTTTGGTCAACAGAACCGGGCTCCACAAGTGCCCCACGGACTTTGTGGTGGGACTGGGCCTCAAAACAATTGACGGACCCCATCTGAAGGCCCTGGCCGCGGTTCTCGAGAAGAATGTCTTCTAG
- the shv gene encoding dnaJ homolog shv, with protein sequence MQLIKCLVVIQLSLLLVEDALAGRDFYKILNIKKNANTNEVKKAYRRLAKELHPDKNKDDPDASEKFQDLGAAYEVLSNPDKRKTYDRCGEECLKKEGMMDHGGDPFSSFFGDFGFHFGNGDGQQQDAPRGADIVMNLYVSLEELYSGNFVEIVRNKPVTKPASGTRKCNCRQEMVTRNLGPGRFQMIQQTVCDECPNVKLVNEERTLEIEVEQGMVDGQETRFVAEGEPHIDGEPGDLLVRVQQMPHPRFLRKDDDLYTNVTISLQDALVGFSMEIKHLDGHLVPVTREKVTWPGARIRKKGEGMPNFENNNLTGNLYITFDVEFPKKDLTEEDKEALKKILDQSSINRVYNGL encoded by the exons ATGCAGCTAATCAAGTGCTTGGTGGTCATACAGCTCTCCCTTTTGCTGGTGGAGGACGCCCTAGCCGGCCGGGATTTCTACAAGATACTGAACATCAAGAAAAACGCCAACACGAATGAGGTGAAGAAGGCCTACCGCCGTTTGGCCAAGGAACTGCATCCGGACAAGAACAAGGACGATCCGGATGCCTCGGAGAAGTTCCAGGACCTCGGAGCCGCCTACGAGGTGCTCTCGAACCCAGACAAGCGCAAGACCTACGATCGCTGCGGCGAGGAGTGCCTGAAAAAGGAGGGCATGATGGACCACGGCGGCGATCCCTTCTCCAGCTTCTTCGGGGACTTTGGCTTCCACTTCGGCAACGGCGACGGTCAGCAGCAGGATGCTCCGCGTGGCGCCGACATCGTGATGAACCTGTACGTCTCGCTGGAGGAGCTCTACTCGGGCAACTTCGTGGAGATCGTGCGGAATAAGCCCGTGACGAAGCCCGCCTCGGGAACCAGGAAGTGCAACTGCCGGCAGGAGATGGTCACCAGGAATCTGGGGCCCGGCCGCTTCCAGATGATCCAGCAAACGGTGTGCGACGAGTGCCCCAACGTGAAGCTGGTCAACGAGGAGCGCACGCTGGAGATCGAGGTGGAGCAGGGCATGGTCGATGGCCAGGAGACGCGCTTCGTGGCCGAGGGCGAGCCCCACATCGATGGCGAGCCCGGCGATCTGCTGGTGCGGGTGCAGCAGATGCCGCATCCGCGCTTCCTGCGCAAGGACGATGATCTGTACACGAACGTGACCATCAGCCTGCAGGACGCCCTCGTCGGGTTTTCCATGGAGATCAAGCACCTCGATGGACACCTCGTCCCTGTTACGAGGGAGAAGGTCACGTGGCCAGGGGCCCGCATCCGCAAGAAGGGCGAGGGCATGCCCAACTTCGAGAACAACAACCTCACCGGCAACCTGTACATCACCTTCGACGTGGAGTTCCCCAAAAAGGATCTCACGGAGGAGGACAAGGAAG CGCTCAAGAAAATACTCGACCAATCCTCCATCAATCGCGTCTACAATGGACTGTAA
- the LOC108061907 gene encoding ribonuclease H2 subunit A, whose protein sequence is MSDQEDIEIKQENQTIEDTDEKDEKPDDKDITDKITSLKSLGPFIASKENSRNTIYLSDVPDICKDKPCMLGVDEAGRGPVLGPMVYGISYCPLDSKKALEDLGCADSKQLTEEKRDVIFNDINTKDYATSCVGWAVEIISPNTISTSMYRRSKCSLNEVSMDSAMGLIQRAIDAGVNIAEVYVDTVGPPEKYQEKLLKRFPSFKITVAKKADSTYPIVSAASICAKVTRDHALKVWRFPEGVVIKDNAFGSGYPGDPVTKRFLAEHIDLVFGFPRLVRFSWSTAENALADKAYDMEFDEPDSEKPKYAGTKLTKFFKGTTKSGEVIREECRFFKQRHLGNVMEF, encoded by the coding sequence ATGTCGGACCAAGAAGATATAGAAATAAAGCAGGAAAACCAGACCATAGAGGATACAGATGAGAAGGACGAAAAGCCCGATGATAAAGACATCACAGACAAGATCACCTCCTTGAAGAGCTTAGGCCCCTTTATAGCCAGTAAAGAAAACAGCAGGAATACGATCTACCTGAGCGATGTTCCCGATATTTGCAAGGATAAACCCTGCATGCTGGGCGTGGACGAGGCGGGGCGAGGTCCTGTGCTGGGACCCATGGTGTACGGCATCTCCTACTGCCCGCTGGACAGCAAGAAGGCTCTCGAGGACCTGGGATGCGCCGACTCCAAGCAGCTGACCGAGGAGAAGCGGGATGTGATCTTCAACGACATCAACACCAAGGATTACGCCACCAGCTGCGTGGGCTGGGCCGTGGAGATCATATCGCCGAACACCATCAGCACCAGCATGTACCGAAGGTCGAAGTGCTCCCTCAACGAGGTCTCCATGGACTCGGCAATGGGCCTCATCCAACGGGCCATCGATGCGGGTGTCAACATAGCCGAGGTCTATGTGGACACGGTGGGGCCGCCGGAGAAGTACCAGGAGAAGCTGCTCAAGCGCTTCCCCAGCTTCAAGATCACCGTGGCCAAGAAGGCCGACTCCACCTATCCGATTGTCTCGGCGGCGAGTATTTGCGCCAAGGTTACCCGCGATCACGCCCTGAAAGTCTGGCGGTTTCCCGAGGGCGTGGTCATCAAGGACAACGCCTTCGGCAGCGGCTATCCGGGTGATCCCGTGACCAAGCGCTTCCTGGCCGAGCACATCGACCTGGTCTTTGGATTTCCCCGCCTCGTGCGCTTCAGCTGGTCGACGGCGGAAAACGCCCTGGCCGACAAGGCCTACGACATGGAGTTCGACGAGCCGGACTCCGAGAAGCCCAAATATGCCGGAACGAAGCTCACCAAGTTCTTCAAGGGCACCACCAAATCCGGCGAGGTTATTCGCGAAGAGTGCCGGTTCTTCAAGCAACGGCACCTCGGAAATGTCATGGAGTTCTAG
- the crq gene encoding protein croquemort gives MCCKCCGETQRKVWVFGLGSLFAVLGVLLVVFWPGIADNLVEDGLTLKPGTDAYDSWLEAPIPIYLSFYMFNWTNPEEIRNPNVKPNFVEMGPYTFLEKHKKENYTFYDNATVAYYERRTWFFDPERSNGTLDDMVTAAHAITATVADEMRNQRKIVKKIINFMLNHEGGELYVTKPVGEWIFDGYQDNITDFLNLFNTSMIDIPYKRFGWLADRNESLTYDGLFTIHTGTDDITNLGRLTHWNGKNETGFYARPCGIVNGTTGDVFPPKMNVNDEITIFATDACRFMNLRPTGTYENHGLTATKWVGTEETLDSGENYPNQECFCDLDRFTECPKTGVVECKACRDKAPIYSSFPHFYLADQSYVDAVTGMKPEKDKHEFFLAVEPITGVPVQVHGRIQINMMIEPDDDFDIYRGVPKVLMPMFWFDQYAELSSELASKAKLAINLSSYGVIFGYSLVAFGSIFLVTGITLTVMKKWVRRAPEDEDMLTN, from the exons ATGTGCTGCAAGTGCTGCGGGGAAACTCAACGAAAGGTCTGGGTCTTCGGCCTGGGATCGCTCTTCGCGGTGCTGGGAGTACTCCTCGTGGTCTTCTGGCCGGGCATTGCCGATAACCTCGTCGAGGAT GGTCTTACCCTGAAACCTGGCACGGATGCCTACGACAGCTGGCTGGAGGCGCCTATCCCAATCTACCTAAGCTTCTACATGTTCAACTGGACGAATCCGGAGGAGATAAGGAACCCCAACGTCAAGCCCAACTTCGTGGAGATGGGTCCGTACACCTTCTTGGAGAAGCACAAGAAGGAGAACTACACGTTCTACGATAATGCAACGGTGGCTTATTACGAGCGCCGCACGTGGTTCTTCGATCCGGAGCGTTCCAACGGCACCCTGGACGACATGGTGACCGCTGCCCATGCCATCACCGCCACGGTGGCGGATGAGATGAGGAACCAGCGCAAGATCGTCAAGAAAATCATCAACTTCATGCTGAACCACGAGGGTGGCGAGTTGTATGTGACCAAGCCGGTGGGCGAGTGGATCTTCGACGGCTATCAGGATAACATTACCGATTTCCTGAACCTCTTCAACACCTCCATGATTGACATTCCCTACAAGCGCTTCGGCTGGCTGGCGGATCGGAATGAATCGCTAACCTACGACGGCCTGTTCACCATTCACACTGGAACCGATGATATAACCAATCTGGGCAGGCTCACCCACTGGAATGGAAAGAATGAGACTGGTTTCTACGCCCGACCTTGCGGCATTGTCAATGGAACCACCGGCGACGTCTTCCCGCCCAAGATGAATGTCAACGATGAGATTACGATTTTCGCCACCGATGCCTGCCGCTTCATGAACCTCCGACCGACAGGAACTTATGAGAATCATGGCCTGACCGCCACTAAATGGGTGGGCACCGAGGAGACTCTGGACTCGGGCGAGAACTACCCGAACCAGGAATGTTTCTGTGATTTGGATCGATTCACCGAGTGTCCCAAAACAGGCGTGGTGGAGTGCAAAGCCTGTCGCGACAAGGCGCCCATCTACTCCTCCTTCCCGCACTTCTACCTGGCCGACCAGTCGTACGTGGATGCCGTCACCGGGATGAAGCCGGAGAAGGACAAGCACGAGTTCTTCCTCGCCGTGGAGCCCATCACCGGAGTGCCCGTCCAGGTGCACGGCCGCATTCAGATCAACATGATGATCGAGCCAGACGATGACTTCGA CATTTATCGTGGAGTGCCAAAAGTGCTGATGCCCATGTTCTGGTTCGATCAGTATGCGGAACTGTCCTCCGAGCTGGCTTCCAAGGCCAAG TTGGCCATCAATCTGTCGAGCTACGGCGTCATCTTCGGCTATTCGCTGGTCGCCTTTGGCAGCATCTTCCTGGTCACCGGCATCACGTTGACGGTGATGAAAAAGTGGGTGCGACGAGCTCCCGAGGACGAGGACATGCTAACCAACTAG